In the genome of Chloroflexota bacterium, the window CATGGTGACCCGACGACGCCTGACGTGGAGCGGGATGCTGCTGCGTTGGGAATGGCTGTTGGTGGTCCTCCTGATCCTGGTGTGCGTGATCAACGCGTCCCTTTCCCCGTATTTCCTGGACGTCCGCAACCTGTTCGATATGACGTTCAACTTCATGGAGCGGGCGATCATCGCCCTGCCCATGGCGTTTATCATCATCAGCGCGAACATCGACCTCTCCGTGGCATCCATCCTGGCGATGTCCACGGTGCTTATGGCCGTCATCTTTCAAAAGGGAGTGAACATCTGGCTGGCTTCCCTGTTGGGCTTGGGGATTGGCACATTGGCCGGCTGGGTCAACGGCGTGTTGACGGCGAAGGTCCGATTGCCCTCCCTGGTGGTGACCCTGGGCACGTATGCGCTTTATCGGGGCGTCGCTTACGTGGTGCTGGGGGACAAGGCGGTGACCGGCTACCCCGCCGAGTTCACCTATCTGGGACAGGGGTACATCCCGGGGACGCCCGTGCCCGTGCCGTTGGTGCTCTTCTCCGTGCTGGCCGTGCTTTTTGGCTTGGTGTTGCACCGAACCACGTTCGGGCGTTATGTGTTCGCCATCGGCAGCAACGAGCTGGCCTGCCGTTACTCCGGCGTGGCGGTGGACCGCATTAAGATCATCCTCTTCATGGTGGCCGGCTTCATGTCCGCGCTGGCGGGGATCATCCTGGCGGCCCGCTTCGGCAGCACCCGGCCCAACATCGCCACGGGATTTGAGCTGGACGTCATCACGGCGGTGGTCCTGGGCGGGGTGGATATCTTCGGCGGCCAGGGGAATATGGTCGGGGTCGTGCTGGCGCTGTTCCTGATCGGCGTCGTTCGCTACGGGATGAGCCTGAAGAACGTGCCAGGTCAGGTGCAGACCACCGTAGTCGGTATGCTCCTCATCGTGGCGATTCTCCTACCTCAGCTTTTGCGTCGCTTGGCCGCCAGACGGCCGAGCGCTTGATTCAGAGACCAGGCCCTCCCTTTTCATGCAAAGGGTGGGATCAGGCGAAGGAGCCGATTGATCCATACGGCATTCTCAAGAGCGAATGGCGGTGATCATCCCTGTTCGCGAGGATAAAGCAATCCTGTAAGGAGGAGGTGCTGCGATGAAACATCGGATGGTCTTTGCGCTGCTGGCGATGGTGACGGTAGTCGCTCTGTTGGCCGCCTGTGCCCCGCCTGCGACGCCTGTGCCTCAGCAGGCCCCTGCGGAGAAGGCGGCCGGGGGATACAAGATCGCCATCGTGGTGAAGAACCTGGGGAACCCCTTCTTCGAGGCGGTGAACCGTGGGGCCCAGGAGGCGGCGAAGGAGCTGGGTGATGAGATCATCTTCCAGGGGCCGGCGACCCCCACGGCCGAGGGGCAGATCGAGATCATCGACGCTCTGATCGCCCAGAAGGTGGACGCCATCGCCGTCTCGGCGAACGATCCCGATGCCCTGGTCCCCGTGGGCAAGAAGGCCATGGACGCTGGCATCGTGATGATCAGCTTTGACTCGGGCATCGCCCCGGCCGGGCGCCAGCTCCACATCAGCCAGGCGGACATGGAGACCATCGGTCGGGTGCAGGTCCAGATGATCGCCGAGCAGATCGGCTATGAGGGCCAGATCGCGATCCTCAGCGCGGCCTCCACCATGACGAACCAGAACACCTGGATCGAGTGGATGAAGGAGGAGCTGAAGGATCCGAAGTACTCGAAGATGGAGCTGGTGGCCATCGTCTACGGCGATGACCTGCGTGAGAAGAGCTACAACGAGGCCCAGGGGCTGTTCAAGTCCTATCCGGACCTCAAGGGCATCATCTCGCCGACGACCGTGGGCATCGCCGCGACGGCTCGAGCGCTTCAGGATGCCGGCCTGTGCGGCAAGATCAAGCTGACCGGCCTGGGGCTCCCCAGCGAGATGGCCGAGTACGTCAAGAACGGCTGCTGCGAGGAGTTCGCCCTGTGGAACCCGGTGGATCTGGGGTATCTGACGGCCTACGTGGCCCATCGGATGCTCGCCGGCGAGATCACCGGGAAGGCGGGAGAGACCTTTGAGGCCGGCCGGTTGGGCGAGTACACCATCCAGGCCGACGGCGACGACGTGTACATCGTGCTCGGGCCTCCGTTCCGCTTCAACGCGGAGAACATCGACGAGTGGGCGAAGGTGTACTGATCGTGTGAAGGCCGGAGATGTTCATGTCTCGGCGCGGCCCCGCGCTGCATCGCCTGAGGGGATGCTCGTGTGGGGGCGGAGTGCGTGGGGCCGCGTTCGCCAAAGCGAGCGGAGGACCTGCGTTATTGGCCCTCTTGGAGGGCTGGGGAGGGTCGTGATCGCCTGATCGCACCTGCGTATAACGGAGAGGGTGTCCGGTATTATGCCGTGCCGGACGCCCTCGTTTTCTGCTAAGGGGTTACGCCCGGGCCCATGCCTCCCGCAGGAATTGCAGCGCCATCCGGCTCTCCGAGGCGAGATCTTCCCAGCGGCATTCCACCGAGATGCGCTGGTCATAGTCGATGGCCTTGAGCGTGCTCAGGAATTCCGGGTAGGGGTAAGAGCCACTGCCAGGATAGCGGCGTCCCGTGTCCGCCACGTGCACGTGAGCCAGCATGTCGCCAACGGTGGCGATGTGGCTCATGGGCTCGTTCTCCACGACGATGTGGTAAAGGTCGGCCAGCACCCTCACGGCCGGGTGGCTGGACGCCTGGGCCAGGTCCAGGGCCTCTGCCACCGAGTTGATGATGTTGCACTCCCCACGGTTGAGCGGCTCGATCGCGACCTGCATGCCCACCGCCTGGGCCGCGTCGCCGGCCCAGCGGATGAATTGGATGAGTTGATCCCAGGCCCTCGCCTGTGGGAATCCGTCGGGCACGTTGCGGGATCCGCCGGACCCGAAGACGATGACCTCGCCCCCCAGGAGGGCGGCGCGCTGGAAAGCAGTATGGAGATATCGTTGTACACGGTCGGGATCTACGTCTGGGCCGACCACCTTCAGGTCCCGAGGGAGCATGACGTTGAACGCTGCCGGGGGCAGGGGCATCGCCTCCAGGGCGGAGCGGGTGGGGGCCCACTCCTCATCGGACGTCTCGGGTTGCAGGTGTTGGACCACGGTGAGCTCGATGAAGTCGTATCCGGCCTGTGCGATGAGCGGCGCATTCTCCATTGGCGTGCAACATCCGAATCGCATGGTGCCTTCCTCCTCTCTGGCTCGTCCAAATGCGCCCCCGCCTGTCCTTGAGGGCGTATCTGAGGATTTACCGGTAAGATGCTTGCCCTCCCGCCTTTCTCGATCCTTTTCAAAGGACCCAGGCTGAGGTCGGCAGGTCGAAGGCGGGAGAAGGGCTTTTTCCGGGGGGGCTCCGCCTCCCGGGTCTCCCCATATCAGGGGCAACGGCATTTCTCAGATACGCTCTGAGGGCGCGTGGGCATCATAACGTGCGTTCCCGGGGATGTCAATCGAGCCACCACCAGAGCGCCGAAGGACAACCTGGGGGGAGCCAATATAGTGACATCGTGGCGGCTGCGAGGTGTCGTGGGGAAGAGCGGGGCGGGCCGCCGGGAGGACGCTACACAATCTCCCTTCCGATGAGGGAGCTACCGGGCATCTCCTCAGGTGCCGCGGTGAGGATATCCTGGTAGATGGAAGAACGGGAGAGATATCGGGTGCGGGCCCTTTCATCCAGGGAGGCAGCGCGCTGTCGTATGATTGTAGCAGCCTGTACCAGAGCCTCCCGCGCGGCTGCGGGCTGGTTCAGCCTGTTGAGCGTCTGGGCCAACCACCACCAGGCTTCGGGTTCCGCCTCCCCGCCCGTGGCTTCCTCCGCCTCCCGAAACTGGGTCACCAACGCTCGTGCCGCTTCCACGTCTCCTTGCTGTACCTGGACGTACGCGTACAGGGCTAGCGTCATCGTGTGGCCTGGCGCACGAGTGCTCCGATAGTAGTGATCCGCTTTTTCCAGTCGCTCGGCCGCTTCGGCCAGGCCGCCGCGGGCCAGCGCGCAGCGGGCCAGCCCTTCCCAAATCTGGGAGCGGAAGACGAAGGCGTTCAGATCCTCTTCTATTGCCAGGGCGCGACGGTACGCGGCCTCAGCCTCATCGACGTCTCCCTGGGCCAGATGCGTTTCCCCGGCGCAGGTCTGGATATAGGATTCGAGGCCTTGATCCGAGATGATGTGGGCCAGACGCCGGGCGTCTTCGTAGCACGCCAGCGCGTCCTCGTAGCGCCCCAGGGTGTAATAGAGGACGCCCTGGCTGGTCAGGCTGTACGCGTCCAGGCCCAGGTCCCCGGTCTGCGGAATGAGATTACGGGCCTCCTCCTGTAGGGCCAGGGCGCGGCCGTAGTTACCCAGGCGATGATAGAGCATGGAGAGGTTGTTACAGGCGATGGCCTGATGCCATGCCTCACCGGATTCCCGCCAGTAGGCCAGCGCTGCTTCCATATGCTGCAGCGCTTCTGGCAGGCGGTTCTGGTCCAGGTCGATGATGCCCAGTGTCCCCAGACAGAGTACCTCCCGTCGCCGATCTCCTATCTGCTGGCTCAGGTGTAATCCCTCCTCGCAACATACGAGCCCGCTACCAAAGTCACCTGTGCGCACATGACACATGGCCTTGATGCGCAGTGCATCCACGGCTAAGCCTATATCTCCATGCTTTCGAGCCAGGGAATGGGCGGCCTCCGCGCTGTCTATTCCCTCGCGGAAACGAGCCGTGCGCATGGCCCATTCCGCGCGGCGGAGCAGCACATCGGCTTGCCGGATGGGATCTGCGAGCGCATGAGCCAGGTTTTCCAATTCGGTTAGGTCCCGGGCCTGCTCCTCGCGTCGGGCCAGTTGGTTGTACGCCCGCTCCCGACCGCTGAGCGCGCGATATCGCGTCTCCCTGTCATGGGCGGGGATCATCTCCAGGGCGTGGGAGTAGAAGCCCACCGCGGCTTCCTGGGCCTGTCGGGATTGGGCCGCTTCTCCTGCCTGCAACAGGTAGTGTACGGCTTTCTCCCGGTCCGCGCTCTCTGCGAAATGGTAAGCGAGGGCCTCGATGATCTGGTCTTCTCGGCCGGCGTATAGATGCGCCAGCGTAGCGCCGATATGAGCATGCAGGTGGCGGCGAATGGGATCCGGGATATGGTGGTACACAACCTGACAGATCAGGGGGTGAGTGAAATCGTAGCAAGGTTCCTGCTCTGAGGAGATCGGGCGGATCAGCCCACGCAGGAGCCAGGTGCTCAACGCTGCGTCTACCTGCTGGGCAGGAGTCTGGGCTATGGCGAGAAGAAGCTCACGTGTGAAGGGCTCGCCCAAAACGGCCGCGATATCTAGCAGGTGTCGCGCGTCTGTAGGCAGACGCCCCACGCGAGTCAGGACCATGTCCTGGACAGCGGATGGTACGGTGCGGGGGGTAACGTGCCGGGCGAGACCGTGCCCGGACGAGGAAAGTTGCTCCTCCCGTAGCTGGTCTGCATCCACGTCCCAGCCTGTTCCTCTGGCTTGGAGGATGCCTCGTTCCACCAAGTCACGCAGGTGTTCCATGAGGATGAAAGGGTTGCCTTGGGAGCGGTCGTAGAGATAGGTGAGCAGCGATGGGATCCGTTCTTTGGGGAGGACCAGCCATTCTGCAAGGGCTTGGCGAATGCTTTCCTGGCTGAGAGGACTCAGGTGCAGGATTTGCAGGCGTCGTGTTCGCCCTAGGTCGCGGCATAGGAGGTTGAAGGGGTGCCCGGGTTCCACCTCCTCGCCCCGATATGCGGCGACGAACCAGATGTTCGC includes:
- a CDS encoding ABC transporter permease yields the protein MVTRRRLTWSGMLLRWEWLLVVLLILVCVINASLSPYFLDVRNLFDMTFNFMERAIIALPMAFIIISANIDLSVASILAMSTVLMAVIFQKGVNIWLASLLGLGIGTLAGWVNGVLTAKVRLPSLVVTLGTYALYRGVAYVVLGDKAVTGYPAEFTYLGQGYIPGTPVPVPLVLFSVLAVLFGLVLHRTTFGRYVFAIGSNELACRYSGVAVDRIKIILFMVAGFMSALAGIILAARFGSTRPNIATGFELDVITAVVLGGVDIFGGQGNMVGVVLALFLIGVVRYGMSLKNVPGQVQTTVVGMLLIVAILLPQLLRRLAARRPSA
- the rhaS gene encoding rhamnose ABC transporter substrate-binding protein, producing MKHRMVFALLAMVTVVALLAACAPPATPVPQQAPAEKAAGGYKIAIVVKNLGNPFFEAVNRGAQEAAKELGDEIIFQGPATPTAEGQIEIIDALIAQKVDAIAVSANDPDALVPVGKKAMDAGIVMISFDSGIAPAGRQLHISQADMETIGRVQVQMIAEQIGYEGQIAILSAASTMTNQNTWIEWMKEELKDPKYSKMELVAIVYGDDLREKSYNEAQGLFKSYPDLKGIISPTTVGIAATARALQDAGLCGKIKLTGLGLPSEMAEYVKNGCCEEFALWNPVDLGYLTAYVAHRMLAGEITGKAGETFEAGRLGEYTIQADGDDVYIVLGPPFRFNAENIDEWAKVY
- a CDS encoding sugar phosphate isomerase/epimerase, which codes for MRFGCCTPMENAPLIAQAGYDFIELTVVQHLQPETSDEEWAPTRSALEAMPLPPAAFNVMLPRDLKVVGPDVDPDRVQRYLHTAFQRAALLGGEVIVFGSGGSRNVPDGFPQARAWDQLIQFIRWAGDAAQAVGMQVAIEPLNRGECNIINSVAEALDLAQASSHPAVRVLADLYHIVVENEPMSHIATVGDMLAHVHVADTGRRYPGSGSYPYPEFLSTLKAIDYDQRISVECRWEDLASESRMALQFLREAWARA
- a CDS encoding AAA family ATPase, whose protein sequence is METFEKHIKAIKPSISSTTHSASPEAIKHLIECVRLYRGDFMEGVYVEGASAFETWLLGERAYYRERIIQVLFQLCKIHIARGEYGDAILTLQRLLTLAPWSEWAHRQLMLCYALAGRRADALAQYERCLHLLREHFHVDPLPETVRLYERIRDPHQFTRILFQPDRSPGDLLPPIPFFGREEEHAWLMARWEERQGTLTLVEGEAGIGKTRLMEEFLKYLRGRGVTALRGCCYQFSSSASFHPFADALRNLLHRAPDAWSSLAPVWLVELSRLLPELQSATSALPPPVPIEKDTAARQRLFEAVAQAFLALAQGGLAFFLDDAHWADADTVDMLRYLLHRLADANIWFVAAYRGEEVEPGHPFNLLCRDLGRTRRLQILHLSPLSQESIRQALAEWLVLPKERIPSLLTYLYDRSQGNPFILMEHLRDLVERGILQARGTGWDVDADQLREEQLSSSGHGLARHVTPRTVPSAVQDMVLTRVGRLPTDARHLLDIAAVLGEPFTRELLLAIAQTPAQQVDAALSTWLLRGLIRPISSEQEPCYDFTHPLICQVVYHHIPDPIRRHLHAHIGATLAHLYAGREDQIIEALAYHFAESADREKAVHYLLQAGEAAQSRQAQEAAVGFYSHALEMIPAHDRETRYRALSGRERAYNQLARREEQARDLTELENLAHALADPIRQADVLLRRAEWAMRTARFREGIDSAEAAHSLARKHGDIGLAVDALRIKAMCHVRTGDFGSGLVCCEEGLHLSQQIGDRRREVLCLGTLGIIDLDQNRLPEALQHMEAALAYWRESGEAWHQAIACNNLSMLYHRLGNYGRALALQEEARNLIPQTGDLGLDAYSLTSQGVLYYTLGRYEDALACYEDARRLAHIISDQGLESYIQTCAGETHLAQGDVDEAEAAYRRALAIEEDLNAFVFRSQIWEGLARCALARGGLAEAAERLEKADHYYRSTRAPGHTMTLALYAYVQVQQGDVEAARALVTQFREAEEATGGEAEPEAWWWLAQTLNRLNQPAAAREALVQAATIIRQRAASLDERARTRYLSRSSIYQDILTAAPEEMPGSSLIGREIV